The Streptomyces sp. R28 region GCTCCGAGATCCAGCAGCCGCTCGATCTCCTCCTCGCGCGAGGTCGTCGGGCGCAGGCACAAGTGGATGCGGTTCTTGACCGTCTTGGATTCCGGAACCTGGTTGAAGTACAGCAGTGGGCCCTCCGGAAGCATCACTTGAGTCTCCCGGTCGCCCGGTCTGTCCTGCGGATGCAGCGGACTACCGGTCACCTCACTCCAGAACCGAGCCAGCTCATAGGCATCCGAACAGTCGATGGCCACGTTCTGCACTACCGAGATCATGCGGGTGAGCATGCCCTGAGCATCGCTCAGCCCGCTACCGGATTGCGTCCGGGCTCCACCCGCGTCCGGCTCCGTTCATGATCGGCCGGACACGCCCTGCCGATCGCCTTCGACGAGTTCCGCGGGCCCCCGGTGGGCGGTCAGGGTGTGCAGCTCGGCCCGGTCCAGCGGCTGGTGCACCTCGACGTACTCGCCGTGCGGAAGCCGCTTGATCACGCCGGTCTCCCGGCCGTGCAACACCAGCTCCCGGTCGCGGAGTTGCAGGCCCAGGCAGATGCGGCGGGTGACGACGAACACGGCCACCGGGACGACCGGCGTCGCGATACGGATCGCCCACGTCACCGTGTTGATCGACAGATGGAGCCGGGTCGCCACGATGTCGTTGCCGCCGCCCGCCAGGAGGATCAGGTAGAGGCTGATCCAGGCCGCGCCGACCCCCGTGCGGACGGGGCGGTTGCGGGGGCGGTCGAGGAGGTGGTGTTCGCGCTTGTCGCCCGTGATCCGGGCTTCCAGGAAGGGATACACGCCGATGAAGACCAGCAGCAGCGGGAAGACCACGACCGGGATCAGCACCCCGAGGACGAGTGTGTGGCCCCACAGGGTGATCTCCCAGCCCGGCATGATGCGCACCAGCCCCTCGGCGAAGCCCAGGTACCAGTCGGGCTGGGCGCCCGTGGAGACCTGGTCCGCGCGGTAAGGGCCGTACGACCAGACCGGGTTGATCGAAGCCACCGCCGCCATGAGCGTGAGCGCGCCGAAGACCAGGAAGAAGAAGCCGCCCGCCTTGGCCAGGTACACCGGCATGAACGGGGCGCCGACCACATTGCGTTCGGTGCGTCCGGGGCCCGCGAACTGGGTGTGCTTGTGGTACACGACCAGCAGGAGGTGCGCCACGACCAGCGCCGCCATGATGCCGGGGATCACCAGGATGTGCAGGGAGTAGAAGCGGGCCACGATGTCATGGCCCGGGAACTCCCCGCCGAACAGGAACATGGAGAGATACGTCCCCACGATCGGAACGGACAACAGCGCGCCGTTCACGAACCGCAGGCCCGTCCCCGACAGCAGGTCGTCCGGCAGCGAGTAGCCGAACAGGCCCTCGAAGAGGCCGAGCAGCAGCAGGGACCAGCCGAACAGCCAGTTGATCTCCCGTGGCTTGCGGAACGACCCCGTGAAGAAGTGCCGCATCATGTGCGTGAGCATCCCGGCGGCGAAGACCAGTGCCGCCCAGTGGTGCAGCTGCCGCATCAGCAGCCCGCCCCGCACGTCGAAGCTGATGTCCAGCGTGGAGGCGTACGCCTCGGACATGCGGACGCCGTTGAGGGGGAGGTAACTGCCGTGGTACGTCACCTCGTTCATCGAGGGGTGGAAGAAGAAGGTGAGGTACACGCCCGTCAGGATCAGGACGACGAAGCTGTACAGGCAGATCTCGCCGAGCAGGAAGGACCAGTGGTCCGGGAAGACCTTGCGCAGGTACTTCCGGCCGAGCAAGTGGATGCCGAGCCGCCCGTCGAACCAGTCCGCGACCCGCTCACCCCGGCCGGACGGCTCTCGGGCGCTCATGCTTCCCCCTTGTGCACGTGGGTGAGCTTCTCGGGATTGCTCACGACATAGACACCGGACACCCGCTCGCCGTCCGGCGTCAGGTCCAGGACGACGACGGCGTACGCCTCCTCGCCGTCGAACAGCACCGCGGCGTCGTCGCCGTTGACCCGCCGGTGGCGCAGCTCCAGATGGCCGCCCCCGCCGCCGCCCCGGCGCGCGTACGAACCGAAGAGCCGGACCGCCTTGTCCCTGCCGTGCACGGGACGCAGCCCCGCCCGCTTCCGCTTGCCGCCGGCGTCCGTCCACACCGTCACGTCCGGGGCGAGGATCTCCATCAGCGCGGCGATGTCCCCGCCCACCGCGGCCCGCACGAACCGCTCGGTCGCCTCCCGCCGTACCCGCGGATGCGCCTCGTACAGCGGCCGCCGCGCATGCACGTGCCCCCGCGCGCGATGCGCCAGCTGCCGTACGGCCGCCGGGCTGCGGTCGAGGATCTCCGCGATCTCCGTGTGGGCGTACCCGAACACCTCGTGCAGCACGAACACCGCGCGCTCCAGCGGTGACAGCGACTCCAGGACGACCAGCATCGCCAGCGACACGGACTCGGTGCGCAGGGCGGGGTCGTCGACGCCGCCGTCCTCGCCGTCCGCGACCAGCGGCTCGGGCAGCCACGGGCCGACGTACGTCTCCCGGCGGCGGCTGATCGCGGCCCGCCGCGCCAGTGCGTGGTTCACGGCGATCCGCACGAGATACGCCCGCGGGTTGGCGATCCCCTCGAGCGGCGAGCCGCCGCCTCGCGCCGTCCACGACAGCCACGTCTCCTGCAGTACGTCCTCGGTGTCGGCGACGCTGCCGAGCATGTTGTAGACGACGCCGAACATCAGCTCACGGTGCTCGACGAAGACGCCGGTCGCGTCGGCGGTGACGGTCATGGGGATGTCGGACATGCGGTGGGCCTCCCGGTGAGCGCTCACTACTGCGAGGCCCGGCGGGGGCCGGAATGTGACATCACGCGGTTGAATGTGACCCACGTCTCGATGATGGTGAGTGCGACTTCGGGCCCGACCGTGCGTTCCGCACCCCTCTGGTACCGGCGTACATCACACTTGACCTGCAGGTATTTACGGGTAAGTACCCGAGCGGTACCGTGAAGGCATGCCAGCTCTCAACGTGGAGTTCAGCGACCGCGAGCTAGAGGACTTGCGGCAGATCGCCAAGGAACGCGGTACGTCGATGAAGGCGCTCGTGCGGGAGGCGGCCGCGGCCGACATAGCGCGGCACCGGGCGCTGCAGGAGGGCGCCGAGGCGTTCCGCCGGTTCTTCGCGTCGCACGCCGACGAGTTCGCGGCCGCCTTCCCCGACGACGAACCGTCCGCCAAGGGCGAGGGACGGGCCGCCTGACCGATGGCACCCGTGATCCATATCGACGTGCCCTGGCTGCTCCAGCGACACGAAGAGGTCCTGCCGGACCAGCCCACGATCAACGACTTCTCAGCGTTGGTCGCCGCCGTCGCACGCCATCGCGTGGATCCGCCGCGCCTGGGCGTCGACTCCGACCCGGCCTGGCGGGCCGCCGCGCTGCTGCACACCCTCGCCCTGCTCAAGCCGCTGCCTTCGGCCAACGCCCGCTTCGCCTGTGCGTCCGCGGTGGCCTACATGTTCGTCAGCGGCGTCGGCATCGACCCGCCCTACGGCGCACTCGTCGACCTGGCCCGTGACCTGATCTCCGGCAAGGTCGACGTGTACGGCGCGGCCGACCGGCTGCGCTCCTGGCAGATCTGACGCCCGCCGCCCGGTGGTCCGGGCCCTGCCGTCGGCGGTCCCCGTTCCTCCCGCCCCCGGGGGGCCGCCGACCGAGGGCGGGAGGAACGGGGTCGGCGGCCCGTGGCGCGCAGGAGAGCCGCCGTCCCGCGCGGGGCCTTCCGAGAGGGCCGGCTCCAGTGGACTACGCGGGCGCGTACGCCGGGGAGCGTGCGTGGTACTCCGGCGTGTGCGCGAGTTTCACACGGGGCGCATGGAATGTCG contains the following coding sequences:
- a CDS encoding VOC family protein, with product MISVVQNVAIDCSDAYELARFWSEVTGSPLHPQDRPGDRETQVMLPEGPLLYFNQVPESKTVKNRIHLCLRPTTSREEEIERLLDLGATLVTDHRKPDGTGWAVLADPDGNEFCVLRSESDRAATTS
- a CDS encoding cytochrome bc complex cytochrome b subunit, with the protein product MSAREPSGRGERVADWFDGRLGIHLLGRKYLRKVFPDHWSFLLGEICLYSFVVLILTGVYLTFFFHPSMNEVTYHGSYLPLNGVRMSEAYASTLDISFDVRGGLLMRQLHHWAALVFAAGMLTHMMRHFFTGSFRKPREINWLFGWSLLLLGLFEGLFGYSLPDDLLSGTGLRFVNGALLSVPIVGTYLSMFLFGGEFPGHDIVARFYSLHILVIPGIMAALVVAHLLLVVYHKHTQFAGPGRTERNVVGAPFMPVYLAKAGGFFFLVFGALTLMAAVASINPVWSYGPYRADQVSTGAQPDWYLGFAEGLVRIMPGWEITLWGHTLVLGVLIPVVVFPLLLVFIGVYPFLEARITGDKREHHLLDRPRNRPVRTGVGAAWISLYLILLAGGGNDIVATRLHLSINTVTWAIRIATPVVPVAVFVVTRRICLGLQLRDRELVLHGRETGVIKRLPHGEYVEVHQPLDRAELHTLTAHRGPAELVEGDRQGVSGRS
- the sigJ gene encoding RNA polymerase sigma factor SigJ gives rise to the protein MSDIPMTVTADATGVFVEHRELMFGVVYNMLGSVADTEDVLQETWLSWTARGGGSPLEGIANPRAYLVRIAVNHALARRAAISRRRETYVGPWLPEPLVADGEDGGVDDPALRTESVSLAMLVVLESLSPLERAVFVLHEVFGYAHTEIAEILDRSPAAVRQLAHRARGHVHARRPLYEAHPRVRREATERFVRAAVGGDIAALMEILAPDVTVWTDAGGKRKRAGLRPVHGRDKAVRLFGSYARRGGGGGGHLELRHRRVNGDDAAVLFDGEEAYAVVVLDLTPDGERVSGVYVVSNPEKLTHVHKGEA
- a CDS encoding toxin Doc, with product MAPVIHIDVPWLLQRHEEVLPDQPTINDFSALVAAVARHRVDPPRLGVDSDPAWRAAALLHTLALLKPLPSANARFACASAVAYMFVSGVGIDPPYGALVDLARDLISGKVDVYGAADRLRSWQI